TAATTCACAATTTCAGCGATGGACGTGATTGTCAACCCGACCTCGGTATCCAATTTTGCGAGCAGATTGAAGCGAAGTTGAAAGAGATTGGCATCGGGCAGATAGCCTCCGTTATCGGTCGCTACTATGCGATGGATCGAGATGACCGGTGGGAACGCGTTGAGGTGGCATATCGCCTTTTAACCGAAGGGTGCGACAACCGCGTCGCTGCTGCTATAGATGCCTATCGTGACTATTATGAGAACCCTGATGACACCAATCGTAAGGGCGACGAATTCGTCCGTCCAAGTGTGGTTATCGGAGCCGACGGTGAACCACTCCCTCGCATCACTGACGGAGATGTCGTTGTGTTTTATAACTTTCGAGGTGATAGACCTCGGGAACTCACCAAAGCCTTTTGCCTTGATGAATTTCCGTTTCAGGGAGAGGGGAAAGACGGTGTCGTTCGACAGATGGGTTTTAAACGGAATTGCAAACCTGACGTTAAATTTGTTACGATGACCGAGTATGAGCGAGGAATGCCCGTTGAAGCGGCTGTCAAGAAACCTCCCAAGATGCAGAATACGCTCGGTGCTTATGTTAGCGAGGTGGGGCTAACGCAGTTCCGATGTGCAGAGACTGAGAAATTTCCGCACGTTACCTTCTTTTTTAATGACTATCGCGATGAACCCTACAAAGGCGAAGATCGGCAAATCATCGCCTCTCCACGTGACGTAACGACCTACGACCAGAAGCCAGAGATGTCCGCACCCGGTGTGACCGCAGAGATGCTACGTCGGATCGGCTCCGACAAATATGACCTGATGGTACTCAACTATGCCAACGGTGACATGGTGGGACATACAGGTTCCCTTCCAGCTGCTATTAAAGCAGTTGAGGCGGTTGACGTGGGTGTCGGGAAGATTGTTGATGCTGTGCTTAGAAAGGACGGCGCGCTCATTGTCACTGCTGACCACGGCAATTGTGAACAGATGATTGATCCAGACACCGGCGGTATCCATACCGCACATACAACGTACGACGTAGACCTCATCGTTGTTGATAACCAACGCAGGGAGCAACAACTTCGTGAAGGTGGTCGGCTTGCTGACATCGCACCGACAGTGCTCCACCTCCTCGGTTTGGCGCAACCCTCTGAGATGACCGGTGAATCGTTAGTTCCATAGTAGCGTTTGTTAAAAGACATTCACAAATTGTAAGGGGTATCCCAAAAATGAATGACCAACAACTGCAACCTACCTCAGCGGATGCCCAGTTAAGGGCAGAGCAAGATGCGGAATCCGATGCCAAGAAGATTAGCTGGTTCTTCATCGGTTTCTTCGGCAATATAGTCGGTGCCCTTATGGCATCTATTTATGAGCCAGCACCACCTGCCTCGCGGCTGCTTGAGAAATCTCCTGAATATGTGGCTGCGTATACAGATAGTTACAAAGCAAAGAGTCGAAGGATTCAACTACGTCAGTCCATAATTGGTCTTATTATTCCTTTTATCTTTATGATTTTGTGGATGATCTTTCTGGGAATTTTCATATAGAATGCCTACAGCCTGGCAAAAGGCATAAGATTTTAAAGGAGATTTTGGCATGTCCCCACTCATTGACCAGCACGTTAACAACGATTTCAGGCTATTCGCTGGCAGCGCGAACCCGGCGTTGGCAAAAGAGATCGCTGCGATTTTAGGTGTTGAACTCGGTAAAATTACAATCGAGCCGTTTCCCAACCTTGAGACTCGCGTTCAGATTGAGGAAAGTATCCGAGGCACGGATATTTATGTTGTGCAGCCAACGAGTCAACCTGCCAACGAAAATCTGATGGAGCTGCTCATCACGATTGATGCCATGAAACGCGCATCAGCCCGACAGATTACCGCGATTATTCCATACTTTGGATACTCTCGCCAAGATCACAAAACCACCGGGCGCGAACCGATCAGTGCAAAACTCGTCGCGAATCTCTTGACAACCGCTGGGGCAAGTCGCGTCATGGCTATTGATCTACACGTGCCACAGATACAAGGTTTCTTCGATATTCCTATGGATCACTTGACCGCCCTAACGACCTTGACAAATTACTTCCGCGAGAAGCAGGTTGAAAATGGTGTAATTGTTGCCCCTGATGCAGGTCGTGCCAAATTAGCAGAAAAATATGCGGATATTCTTGGACTTCCGTTAGCCATCATGCACAAGCGGCGAACCGGTGTTGATGGACAGGGCGTTAAGTTCGTCGAGCTTGTTGGAGACGTTGAAGGCAAAACCCCAATTATCACTGACGATGAAATACAAACAGGGG
This portion of the Candidatus Poribacteria bacterium genome encodes:
- the gpmI gene encoding 2,3-bisphosphoglycerate-independent phosphoglycerate mutase gives rise to the protein MTTQQKRPVVLIIRDGWGNNPYPEFQQSNAVHLAKTPVDDWLRQNYPNVLIHTSGEDVGLPAGVIGNSEVGHQNIGAGRIVNQELLRISNMIRSGEFAQNAVLLDAIAHVKKHGTHLHLMGLASDAGVHSSLEHLYGLLILAKTNGLKPNQVLIHNFSDGRDCQPDLGIQFCEQIEAKLKEIGIGQIASVIGRYYAMDRDDRWERVEVAYRLLTEGCDNRVAAAIDAYRDYYENPDDTNRKGDEFVRPSVVIGADGEPLPRITDGDVVVFYNFRGDRPRELTKAFCLDEFPFQGEGKDGVVRQMGFKRNCKPDVKFVTMTEYERGMPVEAAVKKPPKMQNTLGAYVSEVGLTQFRCAETEKFPHVTFFFNDYRDEPYKGEDRQIIASPRDVTTYDQKPEMSAPGVTAEMLRRIGSDKYDLMVLNYANGDMVGHTGSLPAAIKAVEAVDVGVGKIVDAVLRKDGALIVTADHGNCEQMIDPDTGGIHTAHTTYDVDLIVVDNQRREQQLREGGRLADIAPTVLHLLGLAQPSEMTGESLVP
- a CDS encoding ribose-phosphate pyrophosphokinase — protein: MSPLIDQHVNNDFRLFAGSANPALAKEIAAILGVELGKITIEPFPNLETRVQIEESIRGTDIYVVQPTSQPANENLMELLITIDAMKRASARQITAIIPYFGYSRQDHKTTGREPISAKLVANLLTTAGASRVMAIDLHVPQIQGFFDIPMDHLTALTTLTNYFREKQVENGVIVAPDAGRAKLAEKYADILGLPLAIMHKRRTGVDGQGVKFVELVGDVEGKTPIITDDEIQTGGTIRQQAIALAEAGAEPAYVCIAHPILVGPALERLSHPAIREVVTTNTIPVPAEKQLDGKVKVLSIAPLLSQAILRVHQHRSVSQVFRDQQLDFPV